Proteins co-encoded in one Hymenobacter swuensis DY53 genomic window:
- a CDS encoding glycosyl hydrolase 53 family protein, with protein MKTFLLASCCPPLWAHSIGLWLLLFLSSLTASAQTFAKGADTGWLQQMEANNYYFYNDQGIRQDCFQILKDKGINSIRLRVWVNPSMVDWVNGHCSPAEVVTMATRAKNMGFRLMIDFHYSDSWADPGQQNKPAAWAGHSFTQLQADVYDHTASVLTALKNNGVTPEWVQVGNEIPNGMLWPEGRTTNFGQLTQLLNKGYDAVKAVSPTSKVVIHLDKGNDNARFRSFFDQLTANGGKYDVIGMSYYPFWLNQDYSVSISSLQYNLNDMASRYGKEVIVAEVGGDAVAAPQNVYDMLVAVQNAVYAVPNGKGLGVFYWEPEGYRSFSGYQLSAWSNDGKPTAAMNAFLVTPTAPAPPASGTNVLANPGFEANNAATQTPTGWTSWANTTANYAADKTEAGGQASTYRLTHWLGSAYQVSTYQVKTGLPNGSYTLRAWVQSSGGQTACQLYAKNFGGAEKNVNLPVTSTWAQVQITGIQVTNGQCEIGLWSDANANNWCNFDNVELFSTTVTAIRATAAPAARTPYPNPATDRLTLSLPTGATEATATVYSLTGKLMLRQSVQAAAATVDVSRLTAGFYQVRVEGKGYLEVQKFVKQ; from the coding sequence ATGAAGACATTTCTACTTGCATCGTGCTGTCCTCCGCTGTGGGCGCATAGTATCGGCCTGTGGCTGCTGCTATTTCTCAGCTCCCTGACAGCATCTGCGCAAACGTTTGCTAAAGGAGCCGATACGGGCTGGCTCCAGCAAATGGAAGCCAACAACTATTACTTCTACAACGACCAGGGCATACGCCAGGATTGTTTTCAGATTCTCAAAGACAAGGGTATCAACTCTATCCGGCTTCGGGTGTGGGTGAACCCCTCGATGGTAGACTGGGTGAACGGGCACTGCAGCCCCGCCGAAGTGGTAACGATGGCCACCCGGGCCAAAAACATGGGCTTCCGCCTCATGATTGACTTTCATTACAGCGACAGTTGGGCCGACCCCGGTCAGCAGAACAAGCCAGCCGCCTGGGCCGGCCACAGCTTCACCCAGCTCCAAGCCGACGTGTACGACCACACGGCCAGCGTGCTAACGGCCCTGAAAAACAACGGTGTAACGCCCGAATGGGTGCAGGTGGGCAATGAAATTCCCAACGGAATGCTTTGGCCCGAAGGCCGTACTACCAACTTCGGTCAGCTCACCCAGCTCCTCAACAAAGGCTACGATGCCGTGAAAGCCGTGAGTCCTACCTCGAAAGTTGTTATTCACCTCGATAAGGGCAATGATAACGCCCGGTTCCGCTCGTTCTTCGACCAGCTCACGGCCAACGGCGGCAAGTACGACGTCATTGGCATGTCGTATTACCCCTTCTGGCTGAACCAGGACTACTCCGTATCCATCAGCAGCCTGCAGTACAACCTCAACGATATGGCCAGCCGCTACGGCAAGGAAGTGATAGTGGCGGAAGTAGGCGGCGACGCCGTGGCCGCGCCCCAGAACGTGTACGATATGCTGGTGGCCGTGCAGAATGCGGTGTACGCCGTGCCGAACGGTAAGGGCCTAGGCGTATTCTACTGGGAACCGGAGGGATACCGCAGCTTCAGCGGCTACCAGCTCAGCGCCTGGAGCAATGACGGCAAGCCTACTGCCGCTATGAACGCTTTCCTGGTGACGCCCACCGCCCCGGCCCCGCCGGCCTCCGGTACCAATGTGCTGGCTAACCCCGGCTTTGAAGCCAACAACGCTGCCACCCAGACGCCCACCGGCTGGACCAGCTGGGCCAATACCACCGCCAACTACGCCGCCGATAAAACCGAGGCCGGCGGCCAGGCCAGCACCTACCGCCTCACGCACTGGCTGGGCTCGGCCTACCAAGTCAGTACCTACCAGGTGAAAACCGGCCTCCCCAATGGCTCCTACACGCTCCGGGCCTGGGTGCAGAGCAGCGGCGGCCAGACGGCCTGCCAGCTCTACGCCAAGAACTTTGGGGGCGCGGAAAAGAACGTGAACCTGCCCGTTACCAGTACCTGGGCGCAGGTGCAGATTACCGGAATTCAGGTCACCAACGGCCAGTGCGAAATCGGGCTGTGGTCGGATGCCAACGCCAACAACTGGTGCAACTTCGATAACGTGGAGCTTTTCTCCACCACCGTCACAGCCATCCGGGCCACGGCCGCCCCTGCTGCCCGTACGCCTTACCCCAACCCTGCTACCGACCGCCTGACGCTGTCACTGCCCACAGGCGCCACAGAGGCCACGGCCACCGTCTACTCGCTCACGGGCAAGCTGATGCTTCGCCAGTCAGTGCAGGCAGCCGCTGCCACCGTGGATGTTTCGCGCCTGACTGCGGGGTTCTACCAAGTGCGTGTGGAAGGCAAGGGCTATTTGGAGGTCCAGAAGTTCGTCAAGCAGTAA